The following proteins come from a genomic window of Halomarina ordinaria:
- a CDS encoding NAD(P)/FAD-dependent oxidoreductase: MHEVDVAIVGGGPAGSSAARAAAEEGAEAVVLEKGVPRADRDGLGPDSTDAAGILDYWVDIMEFTPDEIPEWVKCRELRGAEFAGPNASMLLQSTGIESSYPNFGFTMHRARFDDWLRERAEDAGAEYRVGASVRSVETDHRERSHTLILRSGEEVHADHLVLADGPQRTVTSQVLDPLLPDGSLENLASRRANHIAYQEYREFPEEVFEDDVIKFWWGLMPGHTAYPWVFPNDGTVARVGLTMPIGMDLDAVEGREEYALLRPEDERIPTGTEYVRRLLEYEYGGRFDIEEDFPLVEDRGKRAGTETYPISSTRPIDSPTAANVAVVGGAMGATSAFHEGGDHVAVRTGKIAGRLAALDAMRAYNSEWKRAIGSEVRRNVAFADLVRGHRPADWDRTFRTADAIVNRGGAYGFGTRDAVGAGVAGVKLYGRYKLLKHCYRDDRYVQIRERDYAV, from the coding sequence ATGCACGAGGTAGACGTGGCCATCGTCGGCGGTGGCCCCGCAGGGTCCTCGGCCGCGCGGGCCGCCGCCGAGGAGGGAGCCGAGGCCGTCGTCCTGGAGAAGGGTGTCCCCCGCGCCGACCGGGACGGCCTCGGTCCCGACTCGACCGACGCCGCCGGTATCCTCGATTACTGGGTCGACATCATGGAGTTCACCCCCGACGAGATTCCCGAGTGGGTGAAGTGCCGGGAACTGCGGGGCGCCGAGTTCGCCGGCCCGAACGCCTCCATGCTCCTCCAGTCGACCGGTATCGAGTCCTCGTATCCGAACTTCGGGTTCACCATGCACCGCGCCCGGTTCGACGACTGGCTCAGGGAGCGCGCCGAGGACGCCGGCGCGGAGTACCGCGTCGGGGCGTCGGTCCGGTCGGTCGAGACGGACCACCGCGAGCGCTCGCACACCCTGATACTGCGCTCCGGTGAGGAGGTCCACGCCGACCACCTCGTCCTCGCCGACGGCCCCCAGCGCACCGTCACGAGTCAGGTGCTCGACCCGCTCCTCCCCGACGGCTCCCTCGAGAACCTCGCCTCCCGGCGGGCGAACCACATCGCCTACCAGGAGTACCGCGAGTTCCCGGAGGAGGTCTTCGAGGACGACGTCATCAAGTTCTGGTGGGGGCTCATGCCCGGGCACACCGCCTACCCGTGGGTGTTCCCCAACGACGGCACCGTCGCCCGCGTCGGCCTCACCATGCCCATCGGGATGGACCTCGACGCGGTCGAGGGCCGCGAGGAGTACGCCCTCCTGCGTCCGGAGGACGAGCGCATCCCGACGGGGACGGAGTACGTCCGGCGCCTCCTCGAGTACGAGTACGGCGGCCGCTTCGATATCGAGGAGGACTTCCCGCTCGTCGAGGACCGCGGCAAGCGCGCGGGCACCGAGACGTACCCCATCTCCTCGACGCGCCCCATCGACTCGCCGACGGCCGCCAACGTCGCCGTCGTCGGGGGCGCGATGGGCGCGACCAGCGCCTTCCACGAGGGCGGCGACCACGTCGCCGTCCGGACGGGGAAGATAGCGGGGCGACTGGCCGCCCTCGACGCGATGCGGGCGTACAACAGCGAGTGGAAGCGCGCCATCGGGAGCGAGGTGCGGCGCAACGTCGCGTTCGCCGACCTCGTCCGCGGGCACCGGCCGGCGGACTGGGACCGTACCTTCCGGACCGCGGACGCCATCGTCAACCGCGGCGGCGCCTACGGCTTCGGGACCCGCGACGCCGTCGGTGCGGGGGTCGCCGGCGTGAAACTGTACGGGCGGTACAAACTCCTCAAGCACTGCTACCGCGACGACCGCTACGTCCAGATACGCGAGCGCGACTACGCCGTCTGA
- the gvpL gene encoding gas vesicle protein GvpL → MSEEGRYLYCAVAVPDGPARRTLDVEGIDGDPVSLLADDGVGVVVHERAEQYDSEDAVAVQRWLLAHQRVIDAVGQEFGTPLPFRFDTLLAGDDDDVFAWLADERETLAEHLADLADHWEYRIEVRRDPEAFEAAIVEADPELAALHERVESAGGGTAHLLEKQYEGKLREAKRAHGDDRTEELLDRVRPHAREVRALSRRPQTGGLVERESDAVTLARLAMLATEDGASAAGEELDEVAADPGVEVRYTGPWPPYTFAPAIGEEGEEGEESEGDTERGDPDGAA, encoded by the coding sequence ATGAGTGAGGAGGGGCGGTACCTCTACTGTGCGGTGGCCGTCCCCGACGGCCCCGCCCGCCGGACCCTCGACGTGGAGGGCATCGACGGCGACCCGGTCTCGCTCCTCGCGGACGACGGCGTCGGCGTCGTCGTCCACGAGCGCGCCGAACAGTACGACTCCGAGGACGCCGTCGCCGTCCAGCGCTGGCTGCTCGCCCACCAGCGCGTCATCGACGCCGTCGGCCAGGAGTTCGGGACGCCGCTGCCCTTCCGGTTCGACACCCTGCTCGCGGGCGACGACGACGACGTCTTCGCGTGGCTGGCCGACGAGCGCGAGACGCTGGCCGAACACCTCGCGGACCTCGCCGACCACTGGGAGTACCGCATCGAGGTGCGCCGTGACCCGGAGGCGTTCGAGGCGGCCATCGTCGAGGCGGACCCGGAGCTCGCAGCCCTCCACGAGCGCGTGGAGTCGGCCGGCGGCGGGACGGCCCACCTCCTGGAGAAGCAGTACGAGGGGAAACTCCGCGAGGCGAAGCGGGCCCACGGCGACGACCGGACCGAAGAACTCCTCGACCGCGTCCGGCCGCACGCGCGGGAGGTGCGGGCGCTCTCGCGACGACCCCAGACCGGCGGGCTGGTCGAGCGCGAGAGCGACGCCGTGACGCTCGCGCGCCTCGCGATGCTCGCCACCGAGGACGGCGCGTCCGCGGCGGGCGAGGAACTCGACGAGGTGGCCGCCGACCCCGGCGTCGAGGTGCGCTACACCGGCCCGTGGCCGCCGTACACCTTCGCGCCGGCCATCGGCGAGGAGGGTGAGGAGGGCGAGGAGTCGGAGGGCGACACCGAACGGGGGGACCCGGATGGAGCCGCGTAG
- a CDS encoding helix-turn-helix transcriptional regulator — translation MSVREHVEFLAGSEHRVAVLETLRDRPSRPCELETALDASRATVQRALTGLTDRGWIHKERGTYRLTAAGALVLRAYDDLLDLVAAVDDAGETLALLDAASVDVPPEAVRTVTVTRATAKTPHAPIERYARLLAETEFDSFRGVSPVVSPVFDEVHRPLVEGGCPIELVVDEETFRAANRQRDDAPLPEDAPFTLYVHPDPIDVGLSLFGDRAVVGAYDDHGRFRASLDGTDEAFVEWCSTLFARHRDAARPVEIA, via the coding sequence ATGAGCGTACGCGAGCACGTGGAGTTCCTCGCCGGGTCGGAACACCGGGTGGCGGTGCTGGAGACGCTTCGCGACCGACCCTCGCGGCCGTGCGAGCTGGAGACGGCCCTCGACGCCTCCCGGGCGACCGTCCAGCGGGCGCTCACGGGGCTCACGGACCGGGGATGGATTCACAAGGAGCGCGGTACCTACCGGCTGACGGCCGCCGGCGCGCTCGTGTTGCGGGCGTACGACGACCTTCTGGACCTCGTCGCCGCCGTCGACGACGCCGGCGAGACGCTCGCGCTGCTCGACGCCGCGAGCGTCGACGTCCCTCCGGAGGCCGTCCGGACAGTGACGGTGACCCGCGCCACCGCCAAGACGCCCCACGCCCCCATCGAGCGCTACGCCCGCCTCCTGGCCGAGACGGAGTTCGACTCGTTTCGTGGCGTCAGTCCCGTCGTCAGCCCCGTGTTCGACGAGGTCCACCGACCGCTGGTCGAGGGGGGCTGTCCCATCGAACTCGTCGTCGACGAGGAGACGTTCCGCGCCGCGAACCGACAGCGCGACGACGCCCCGCTCCCGGAGGACGCCCCGTTCACGCTGTACGTCCACCCGGACCCCATCGACGTCGGACTCTCGCTGTTCGGCGACCGTGCCGTCGTCGGCGCCTACGACGACCACGGCCGCTTCCGGGCGTCGCTCGACGGGACGGACGAGGCGTTCGTCGAGTGGTGTTCGACCCTCTTCGCGCGCCACCGCGACGCCGCACGCCCCGTCGAAATCGCCTGA
- a CDS encoding VOC family protein, which translates to MDLIHVRLHVADADESADWYVEQLGFERSWEFTTEDGSARHVYVADGNGFELQLTDAEGEDVVAEADQFDHVALGVDDVDAAFEEIENHGVVKEPGDQPEAGARTAFLNDPDGHVVELVQPLE; encoded by the coding sequence ATGGACCTCATCCACGTCAGGCTGCACGTCGCCGACGCAGACGAGAGCGCGGACTGGTACGTCGAACAGCTCGGCTTCGAGCGCTCCTGGGAGTTCACGACCGAGGACGGGAGCGCCCGGCACGTCTACGTCGCCGACGGCAACGGCTTCGAGCTCCAGCTCACCGACGCGGAGGGCGAGGACGTCGTCGCGGAGGCCGACCAGTTCGACCACGTCGCCCTCGGCGTCGACGACGTGGACGCCGCCTTCGAGGAGATAGAGAACCACGGCGTCGTGAAGGAACCCGGCGACCAGCCCGAGGCGGGCGCGCGCACGGCGTTCCTGAACGACCCCGACGGGCACGTCGTCGAACTGGTCCAGCCCCTCGAGTAA
- a CDS encoding 30S ribosomal protein S17e: MAIKPAYVKNTGNVLLEKYSDAFNADFERNKDLVTEFTNIESKEVRNRIAGYITRKKGGTVE, translated from the coding sequence ATGGCCATCAAACCCGCCTACGTCAAGAACACGGGGAACGTGCTGCTCGAGAAGTACTCGGACGCGTTCAACGCGGACTTCGAGCGAAACAAGGACCTCGTGACGGAGTTCACCAACATCGAGTCCAAGGAGGTCCGCAACCGCATCGCGGGCTACATCACCCGCAAGAAGGGCGGCACGGTCGAGTAA
- the gvpM gene encoding gas vesicle protein GvpM, producing MEPRRDTDDALVDLVDVLLRDGAVLQADVIISVADVPLLGVKLRAALAGIETMAEYGMFVEWDERIRERALADGEDATALEGERNGEGRRS from the coding sequence ATGGAGCCGCGTAGGGACACCGACGACGCCCTCGTCGACCTCGTGGACGTCCTCCTTCGCGACGGGGCGGTCCTGCAGGCGGACGTCATCATCAGCGTGGCGGACGTGCCGCTGCTGGGAGTGAAGCTCCGGGCGGCCCTCGCCGGTATCGAGACGATGGCCGAGTACGGGATGTTCGTCGAGTGGGACGAGCGTATCCGCGAGCGTGCGCTCGCGGACGGTGAGGACGCCACGGCGCTCGAAGGCGAGCGAAACGGGGAGGGTCGCCGCTCCTGA
- a CDS encoding amidase translates to MPYTPPNVRAPTPEDLHEMADRHHMSLTDDEVEDFLAVIEGTLGGYERLDELVEPTPTVEFTDRDPGYRPDREEDPLNAFVTKCEVRGADDGPLAGLTVGLKDNIAVAGVEMTCGSKLFEGYVPRTDATIVTRLLGAGATITGKTNMEDMAFSGSGELSATGPVLNPQSEDHIAGGSSSGSIAAVVSGEVDVAIGGDQGGSVRIPASWSGGVGHKPTHGLVPYTGIVGLGHSFDHTGPMCRTTEDCARVLDVVAGPDPLDPRQKRDVAVEDYEEALDGRAEEVTVGVVTEGFGHEESEPGVDETVREALDAFEAAGATVEEVSIPMHLDGLPIWNAIVMEETAALVRDDGVGRYGLGYYDTAFADAFGRARRAQADDYLTTVKLTLLLGEYLSDRYRGHYYAKAQNLRRSLADDYDAELADVDVLAMPTTPQTAHEVREDLTRVEAIERALNMLANTAPFDVTGHPAISVPAGTSDGLPVGLMFVGERFDDATVLRAGDAFERSVS, encoded by the coding sequence ATGCCATATACGCCACCGAACGTGCGAGCGCCGACGCCCGAGGACCTCCACGAGATGGCCGACCGCCACCACATGAGCCTCACCGACGACGAGGTGGAGGACTTCCTCGCGGTCATCGAGGGGACGCTGGGCGGCTACGAGCGACTGGACGAACTGGTCGAACCGACGCCGACCGTCGAGTTCACCGACCGCGACCCGGGCTACCGGCCGGACCGCGAGGAGGACCCCCTCAACGCCTTCGTCACGAAGTGCGAGGTACGGGGTGCCGACGACGGCCCGCTCGCGGGACTCACCGTCGGCCTGAAGGACAACATCGCCGTCGCGGGCGTCGAGATGACCTGCGGGTCGAAGCTCTTCGAGGGGTACGTTCCGCGAACGGACGCGACCATCGTGACGCGCCTGCTCGGCGCCGGCGCCACCATCACCGGGAAGACGAACATGGAGGACATGGCGTTCTCGGGGAGCGGCGAACTCTCGGCGACCGGTCCCGTGCTCAACCCGCAGAGCGAGGACCACATCGCCGGCGGCTCCTCCAGCGGCTCCATCGCGGCCGTCGTCTCCGGCGAGGTGGACGTCGCCATCGGCGGCGACCAGGGTGGGTCGGTGCGCATCCCCGCGTCGTGGAGCGGCGGCGTCGGCCACAAGCCGACGCACGGGCTCGTCCCCTACACGGGCATCGTCGGCCTCGGCCACTCCTTCGACCACACGGGGCCGATGTGCCGCACGACCGAGGACTGCGCGCGCGTCCTCGACGTCGTCGCTGGCCCGGACCCGCTCGACCCGAGACAGAAACGGGACGTCGCGGTCGAGGACTACGAGGAGGCGCTCGACGGCCGGGCGGAGGAGGTCACCGTCGGCGTCGTCACCGAGGGGTTCGGTCACGAGGAGAGCGAACCGGGCGTCGACGAGACGGTGCGGGAGGCGCTCGACGCCTTCGAGGCCGCAGGTGCGACCGTCGAGGAGGTGTCGATTCCGATGCACCTCGACGGCCTCCCCATCTGGAACGCCATCGTGATGGAGGAGACGGCGGCGCTCGTGCGTGACGACGGCGTGGGACGCTACGGTCTCGGCTACTACGACACGGCGTTCGCCGACGCCTTCGGCCGCGCGCGGCGCGCGCAGGCCGACGACTACCTCACCACGGTGAAACTGACGCTCCTCCTCGGCGAGTACCTCTCGGACCGCTACCGCGGTCACTACTACGCGAAGGCCCAGAACCTCCGGCGGTCGCTGGCCGACGACTACGACGCCGAACTCGCGGACGTGGACGTGCTGGCGATGCCGACGACGCCCCAGACCGCCCACGAGGTGCGCGAGGACCTCACCCGCGTCGAGGCCATCGAGCGGGCGCTGAACATGCTCGCGAACACGGCCCCGTTCGACGTCACCGGCCACCCGGCCATCTCCGTCCCGGCGGGGACGAGCGACGGCCTCCCGGTCGGGCTGATGTTCGTCGGCGAGCGCTTCGACGACGCGACGGTGCTCCGTGCGGGCGACGCCTTCGAACGGTCGGTGTCCTAG
- the asd gene encoding aspartate-semialdehyde dehydrogenase — protein sequence MSVNVGVLGATGAVGQRLIQLLDPHPDFDLVSLTASDDSAGRSYREAAKWRVDTPIPSDVAEMTVTRTAADAVPDDVDLLFSSLPSSVGERVEPEFCEAGYVVSSNSSNDRTADDVPLTIPEVNADHIDLLEVQRDSRGWDGALVKNPNCSTITMVPTLAALDRAFGLDTVHVATLQAVSGAGYDGVTSMEILDNAIPHIGGEEQKMESEARKLLGSFDGAEVQWHGAAVAASCNRIPTLDGHLENVWAETDEEVTTEDAADAMRDYPSLDLHSSPDPLIHVFEEPDRPQPRLDRMRGDGMAVTAGGFRETEGGVQYNCLAHNTIRGAAGASVLNGELLLNEGWL from the coding sequence ATGAGTGTCAACGTAGGCGTCCTCGGCGCGACCGGCGCCGTCGGTCAACGACTCATCCAGTTGCTCGACCCCCATCCCGACTTCGACCTGGTGTCGCTCACCGCGAGCGACGACAGCGCGGGCAGGTCCTACCGGGAGGCGGCGAAGTGGCGCGTCGACACGCCCATCCCCTCGGACGTCGCGGAGATGACGGTGACGCGCACCGCGGCCGACGCCGTCCCCGACGACGTCGACCTGCTGTTCTCCTCGCTCCCCTCCAGCGTGGGCGAGCGCGTCGAACCCGAGTTCTGCGAGGCGGGCTACGTCGTCTCCTCGAACTCCTCGAACGACCGGACCGCGGACGACGTCCCGCTCACCATCCCCGAGGTGAACGCCGACCACATCGACCTGCTCGAGGTCCAGCGCGACTCGCGAGGGTGGGACGGCGCGCTCGTGAAGAACCCCAACTGCTCGACCATCACCATGGTCCCGACGCTCGCGGCGCTCGACCGCGCGTTCGGCCTCGACACCGTCCACGTCGCGACCCTCCAGGCCGTCTCCGGGGCGGGCTACGACGGCGTCACGTCGATGGAGATACTCGACAACGCCATCCCCCACATCGGCGGCGAGGAGCAGAAGATGGAGAGCGAGGCGCGGAAGCTCCTCGGGTCGTTCGACGGCGCGGAGGTACAGTGGCACGGCGCGGCCGTCGCCGCCTCCTGCAACCGCATCCCGACGCTCGACGGCCACCTGGAGAACGTCTGGGCCGAGACGGACGAGGAGGTCACGACCGAGGACGCGGCCGACGCGATGCGTGACTACCCCAGTCTCGACCTCCACTCCTCACCCGACCCGCTCATCCACGTCTTCGAGGAGCCGGACCGCCCACAGCCCCGTCTCGACCGCATGCGCGGCGACGGCATGGCCGTCACCGCCGGGGGCTTCCGCGAGACGGAGGGCGGCGTCCAGTACAACTGCCTCGCGCACAACACCATCCGCGGCGCGGCCGGCGCGTCGGTACTCAACGGCGAACTCCTGCTCAACGAGGGCTGGCTGTAG
- a CDS encoding D-2-hydroxyacid dehydrogenase, with protein MSERENDPDPDPDPDPDPDPDRGRDHDVVVLRRGVHGMPIDDYATDLRERLPGARVRVARTPAEERDLVPEATVVTGHHLDPSLLEDADDLDLFACSYAGYGHLPTDAFADHGVAVTTASGVHGPNMAEYVVGAILAFVRGFPEAWRRQGRREWRHYQADELQGSTVTVVGLGAIGTAVVERLSGFGVHTIGVRNSPEAGGPTDEVLGVDRLHDALARTDYLVLAVPLTDETEGLVDAAALDTLPPNAVVVNVARGPVVDTDDLVDALQGSHVRGAALDVTDPEPLPPEHVLWTFENVFITPHNSGHTPQYYARLADIVAENVDRLDADEDLVNQVVP; from the coding sequence ATGAGCGAACGCGAGAACGACCCCGACCCCGACCCCGACCCCGACCCCGACCCCGACCCCGACCGCGGCCGCGACCACGACGTCGTCGTCCTGCGCCGCGGCGTCCACGGGATGCCGATAGACGACTACGCGACCGACCTCCGCGAGCGCCTGCCCGGCGCGCGCGTCCGGGTCGCGCGGACGCCCGCGGAGGAACGCGACCTGGTGCCCGAGGCGACGGTCGTCACCGGTCACCACCTCGACCCGTCGCTGCTGGAGGACGCGGACGACCTCGACCTGTTCGCCTGTAGCTACGCGGGCTACGGCCACCTGCCGACCGACGCCTTCGCCGACCACGGCGTCGCCGTCACCACCGCCTCGGGCGTCCACGGCCCGAACATGGCCGAGTACGTCGTCGGGGCCATCCTCGCGTTCGTCCGCGGGTTCCCCGAGGCGTGGCGCCGCCAGGGCCGCCGCGAGTGGCGCCACTACCAGGCCGACGAGTTGCAGGGGAGCACCGTCACCGTCGTCGGCCTCGGCGCCATCGGGACGGCCGTCGTCGAGCGGTTGTCGGGCTTCGGCGTCCACACCATCGGCGTGCGCAACTCGCCGGAGGCGGGCGGCCCGACCGACGAGGTGCTCGGGGTCGACCGCCTGCACGACGCCCTCGCCCGGACGGACTACCTCGTGCTCGCGGTGCCGCTGACCGACGAGACGGAGGGGCTCGTCGACGCGGCGGCGCTCGACACCCTCCCCCCGAACGCCGTCGTCGTGAACGTCGCCCGCGGACCGGTCGTCGACACCGACGACCTGGTCGACGCGCTCCAGGGCAGCCACGTCCGCGGGGCCGCCCTCGACGTGACCGACCCCGAACCCCTCCCGCCCGAGCACGTCCTCTGGACGTTCGAGAACGTGTTCATCACGCCGCACAACAGCGGCCACACCCCGCAGTACTACGCCCGCCTCGCCGACATCGTCGCCGAGAACGTCGACCGACTGGACGCGGACGAGGACCTGGTCAACCAGGTCGTCCCCTGA
- a CDS encoding FAD-binding and (Fe-S)-binding domain-containing protein, translating into MAVEDRYYDPSDLDTSVSSLGFEHSDVAEYRELARDLRGALDGGVAFDEYAQILYATDGSIYQARPAGVVYPKHAADVRAAVQTATDHGVPVMPRGAGSSLAGQAVGPGCVVLDCSRHMDNVVDIDPDGQLARVQPGVPQDHLDDELAPHGLKFAPDPASSNRATVGGGIGNNSTGAHSVRYGITDAYTEELEVVLADGSQIHTREVVLDSDEWDDILAQDDLEAHIYREARRLVEENEAEIEERYPTLKRSVSGYNLHKVIYENDDGEEVINLSKLFVGAEGTLGVIVEATVSLVTLPGETALALYCFENLVDAMEAVPEALEFDAGAVELMDDEVFRLARESQEFAQYAEPIPEGTAAALMLEFDDELHDDFEEAIAETNAHFVHSGKAFDVIEAYTEEDQGKLWKLRKAAIPLLMSLDGDPKPYPFIEDATVPPEELAEYVMEFEQVLDDHDTSAAYFAHAGSGTLHIRPILNLKQEGGIEAMHSITEDVTDLVLKHHGAFSGEHGDGMARTEFNPKMYGDQLWTAFKELKTAFDPDWLLHPGNVVYRDGPDDVGPSGERGVGADMRENLRYGATYQSISPQTAMDFSEEGSFSELVELCNGCGTCRQTTTDTMCPTYRASQEEIQTTRGRANMLRAAISGELSEEEMYSERFQSEVLDLCVGCKGCMSDCPTGVDLAKLKAETKHQYHEREGAGLRERLFADIDRLSRVGSALAPLSNVAPHLPYAREAMERTLGIAADRELPHFTRTTLRDWFEARGGAQVPQEEATQKVLLFPDTYTNYSYPEPGKAAVRVLEAAGCHVELAQGVGDSGRPPYSKGFLDLARERARHNVDALAPKVRDGWEVVFVEPSDAVMFQDEYLDLLTGEAVREVAASAYGVLEFLDTYRLDEAIEFGDVGDSLTYHGHCNQKAMNKDHHAVGVLRRAGYEVDPLDSGCCGMAGSFGYEAEHYDISQAIGRILFRQVETSPGDEVTAPGASCRSQLGDRPGAAMPPHPIERVADAVGERPWDGARADVDRQSPARAIAGLFGSLVGRFR; encoded by the coding sequence ATGGCTGTCGAGGACAGATATTACGACCCAAGCGATCTCGATACCTCCGTCTCGTCTCTCGGTTTCGAGCACTCGGACGTCGCGGAGTATCGGGAACTCGCACGGGACCTCAGGGGGGCGCTCGACGGTGGCGTCGCCTTCGACGAGTACGCACAGATTCTCTACGCGACCGACGGAAGCATCTACCAGGCCAGACCGGCGGGCGTCGTCTACCCGAAACACGCCGCCGACGTCCGGGCGGCGGTCCAGACCGCCACCGACCACGGGGTCCCCGTGATGCCGCGCGGTGCCGGGTCGTCGCTCGCCGGGCAGGCGGTCGGCCCCGGCTGCGTCGTCCTCGACTGCTCGCGTCACATGGACAACGTCGTCGACATCGACCCCGACGGCCAGCTGGCGCGGGTCCAGCCGGGCGTCCCCCAGGACCACCTCGACGACGAACTCGCCCCCCACGGTCTGAAGTTCGCCCCCGACCCCGCCTCCTCGAACCGGGCGACCGTCGGCGGCGGCATCGGGAACAACTCCACGGGCGCGCACTCGGTCCGCTACGGCATCACCGACGCCTACACCGAGGAACTGGAGGTCGTCCTCGCGGACGGCTCGCAGATACACACCCGCGAGGTCGTCCTCGACAGCGACGAGTGGGACGACATCCTCGCACAGGACGACCTCGAAGCCCACATCTACCGCGAGGCGCGGCGACTGGTCGAGGAGAACGAAGCGGAGATCGAGGAGCGCTACCCGACGCTCAAGCGCTCGGTGTCGGGGTACAACCTCCACAAGGTCATCTACGAGAACGACGACGGCGAGGAGGTCATCAACCTCTCGAAGCTGTTCGTCGGCGCCGAGGGGACGCTCGGCGTCATCGTCGAGGCGACGGTGAGCCTCGTCACCCTCCCCGGCGAGACGGCGCTCGCGCTCTACTGCTTCGAGAACCTCGTCGACGCGATGGAGGCCGTCCCGGAGGCCCTGGAGTTCGACGCCGGCGCGGTCGAACTGATGGACGACGAGGTGTTCCGCCTCGCGCGGGAGTCCCAGGAGTTCGCGCAGTACGCCGAACCCATCCCGGAGGGGACGGCCGCCGCACTCATGCTCGAGTTCGACGACGAACTCCACGACGACTTCGAGGAGGCCATCGCCGAGACGAACGCCCACTTCGTCCACTCGGGGAAGGCCTTCGACGTCATCGAGGCCTACACCGAGGAGGACCAGGGGAAGCTCTGGAAGCTCCGGAAGGCGGCGATTCCGCTCCTGATGAGCCTCGACGGTGACCCGAAGCCCTACCCGTTCATCGAGGACGCGACGGTCCCGCCCGAGGAACTCGCGGAGTACGTCATGGAGTTCGAGCAGGTGCTCGACGACCACGACACCTCGGCGGCCTACTTCGCCCACGCCGGCAGCGGGACGCTCCACATCCGGCCCATCCTCAACCTCAAACAGGAGGGCGGCATCGAGGCGATGCACTCCATCACCGAGGACGTCACCGACCTCGTGCTCAAGCACCACGGCGCGTTCTCCGGCGAGCACGGCGACGGGATGGCTCGCACCGAGTTCAACCCGAAGATGTACGGCGACCAGCTCTGGACGGCGTTCAAGGAGCTGAAGACCGCCTTCGACCCCGACTGGCTGCTCCACCCGGGCAACGTCGTCTACCGTGACGGACCCGACGACGTCGGCCCCTCGGGCGAGCGCGGCGTGGGCGCCGACATGCGCGAGAACCTCCGCTACGGCGCCACCTACCAGTCCATCTCCCCGCAGACCGCGATGGACTTCTCCGAGGAGGGGAGCTTCTCGGAACTCGTCGAACTGTGTAACGGCTGTGGTACCTGCCGGCAGACGACGACGGACACGATGTGTCCGACCTACCGCGCCTCACAGGAGGAAATCCAGACCACGCGCGGTCGGGCGAACATGCTCCGGGCGGCCATCAGCGGCGAACTCTCGGAGGAGGAGATGTACTCCGAGCGCTTCCAGTCGGAGGTGCTCGACCTCTGCGTCGGCTGCAAGGGCTGCATGAGCGACTGCCCGACGGGGGTTGACCTGGCGAAGCTGAAGGCCGAGACGAAACACCAGTACCACGAGCGCGAAGGTGCCGGCCTCCGCGAGCGCCTGTTCGCCGACATCGACCGCCTCTCGCGCGTCGGGAGCGCGCTCGCCCCCCTCTCGAACGTCGCGCCCCACCTCCCCTACGCCCGCGAGGCGATGGAGCGCACGCTCGGTATCGCCGCCGACCGCGAACTCCCCCACTTCACGCGCACCACGCTCCGTGACTGGTTCGAGGCCCGCGGCGGGGCGCAGGTTCCCCAGGAGGAGGCGACGCAGAAGGTGCTGCTGTTCCCGGACACCTACACCAACTACAGCTACCCCGAACCGGGGAAGGCCGCGGTCAGAGTGCTGGAAGCGGCGGGCTGTCACGTCGAACTCGCCCAGGGCGTCGGCGACAGCGGTCGGCCGCCCTACTCGAAGGGGTTCCTCGACCTGGCGCGCGAGCGCGCCCGTCACAACGTCGACGCGCTCGCACCGAAGGTCCGCGACGGCTGGGAGGTCGTCTTCGTCGAACCGTCCGACGCCGTCATGTTCCAGGACGAGTACCTCGACCTGCTGACGGGCGAGGCGGTGCGCGAGGTGGCCGCGAGCGCCTACGGCGTCCTCGAGTTCCTCGACACCTACCGCCTCGACGAGGCCATCGAGTTCGGCGACGTCGGTGACTCGCTCACCTACCACGGCCACTGCAACCAGAAGGCGATGAACAAGGACCACCACGCGGTGGGCGTCCTCCGGAGAGCGGGCTACGAGGTCGACCCCCTCGACTCCGGGTGCTGTGGGATGGCGGGCAGTTTCGGCTACGAGGCCGAACACTACGACATCTCGCAGGCCATCGGCCGCATCCTCTTCCGACAGGTCGAGACGAGCCCCGGCGACGAGGTCACCGCCCCCGGTGCCTCCTGCCGGTCGCAACTCGGCGACCGCCCCGGTGCGGCGATGCCGCCCCACCCCATCGAGCGGGTGGCCGACGCCGTCGGCGAACGGCCGTGGGACGGCGCGCGCGCCGACGTCGACAGGCAGTCGCCCGCCCGCGCTATCGCGGGGCTGTTCGGCTCGCTGGTCGGCCGGTTCCGGTAG